One genomic segment of Anaerobiospirillum thomasii includes these proteins:
- a CDS encoding YqaJ viral recombinase family protein, with the protein MPYTKSDAELEALREIYYKFSNEQDRTYSKVLNQLDCASAQIELYHKKQLTGTTASVLLGNNPWQDTTDLYNNFFEDPSETLERIARNNKNIKLYLGRELEASIANYVNEFYLPLENGITVTDFMRPWSSAQIDRIHNGCPFEIKTVEFNRKVKGKKEWGNGCIFKNKGEIVSVDSQVPQYYYDQVQKQMYLNGSNYAFICAYFKGDGVRIFKIEKNQDHIDAILNAEDNFMFDHVIPRDEPDWVEPLDDVEDSDGIALADDEFIELVTELRGIRLAKNELADKDKVLTAKIKKLMGTNEIAVDYHGVPLTRLSTYSKSYFDKDAFVKEHSDLYKKFTTNKTTSTLTICARS; encoded by the coding sequence ATGCCGTATACAAAATCAGACGCCGAACTAGAGGCCTTAAGAGAGATCTATTATAAGTTCAGTAACGAACAGGATCGCACATATTCTAAGGTTCTAAATCAACTTGACTGCGCCTCGGCTCAAATTGAGCTTTACCACAAAAAACAGCTCACAGGCACAACTGCTAGCGTCTTGCTAGGCAACAATCCATGGCAGGACACTACCGACCTATATAACAACTTTTTTGAAGATCCTAGCGAGACCTTGGAGCGCATTGCTAGAAACAACAAAAACATTAAGCTGTACCTTGGCCGTGAACTAGAGGCTTCTATAGCCAACTATGTAAATGAGTTTTACCTGCCACTTGAGAATGGCATCACCGTCACTGACTTTATGCGCCCTTGGTCAAGCGCTCAAATTGACCGTATCCACAATGGTTGCCCTTTTGAAATTAAGACTGTTGAATTTAATAGAAAAGTAAAAGGCAAAAAAGAATGGGGTAATGGCTGTATCTTTAAAAACAAGGGCGAGATCGTATCTGTAGATAGCCAAGTTCCACAATACTATTATGACCAAGTACAAAAACAGATGTATCTAAACGGCAGTAATTATGCCTTTATCTGTGCCTACTTTAAAGGTGACGGCGTTCGTATCTTTAAGATTGAGAAAAATCAAGACCACATTGATGCCATTCTCAACGCCGAGGACAACTTCATGTTTGACCATGTCATACCTCGTGATGAGCCTGATTGGGTTGAGCCATTAGATGATGTAGAGGACTCCGACGGCATAGCCTTGGCCGATGATGAATTTATAGAGCTTGTAACAGAACTAAGAGGTATCCGTCTTGCTAAAAACGAATTAGCCGACAAAGACAAAGTGCTCACTGCAAAGATTAAAAAGCTTATGGGCACTAACGAGATCGCTGTTGATTATCACGGCGTACCTCTTACAAGACTATCTACATATTCAAAGAGCTATTTTGATAAAGATGCATTCGTAAAAGAGCATAGCGACCTGTATAAAAAGTTCACAACTAATAAGACAACATCAACATTAACAATTTGCGCAAGGAGCTAA